From Vicinamibacterales bacterium, one genomic window encodes:
- a CDS encoding UDP-glucuronic acid decarboxylase family protein, whose amino-acid sequence MSARIIVTGIAGFIGSHLADRLLGQGHNVVGLDNLLTGSADNIKHLDNQRFKFINHDVTEHISIDGQVDFVLHWASPASPTDYLEWPIPTLKVGALGTHKALGLAKAKGATFLLASTSEVYGDPLEHPQPESYWGNVNPIGPRGVYDEAKRFAEAITVAYHRYHGVNTKIARIFNTYGPRMRVNDGRAIPTFIAQALAGRDLTVFGNGNQTRSFCFISDLVDGILRLMESNTNDPVNLGNPKEMTINEIAQEIITMTGSRSQIIHQRLPIDDPKVRQPDITKAREILGWTPHVNLHEGLSRTIEYVKQRIA is encoded by the coding sequence ATGTCTGCACGTATTATCGTTACTGGAATCGCTGGATTCATTGGATCCCATTTAGCAGATCGTCTCTTAGGCCAAGGGCATAACGTAGTTGGCCTAGATAATCTATTAACTGGAAGTGCAGACAACATTAAGCATCTGGACAATCAAAGATTCAAATTTATCAACCACGATGTGACAGAGCATATTTCAATTGATGGCCAAGTAGACTTTGTGTTGCACTGGGCTAGCCCAGCTAGCCCAACTGACTATCTTGAATGGCCGATTCCAACACTGAAGGTCGGCGCACTCGGTACCCACAAGGCCTTGGGACTTGCGAAAGCAAAGGGAGCAACATTCTTACTTGCCTCTACTTCAGAAGTCTACGGCGACCCGCTTGAACATCCACAGCCTGAGTCGTACTGGGGCAACGTGAATCCGATCGGTCCTCGAGGCGTCTATGACGAGGCGAAACGCTTTGCGGAGGCAATCACAGTTGCCTACCATCGGTATCATGGGGTGAACACGAAAATCGCCAGAATATTCAATACCTATGGTCCACGAATGCGCGTTAACGATGGTCGGGCCATTCCCACCTTTATTGCACAGGCGCTCGCCGGAAGGGACTTAACCGTCTTCGGTAACGGTAATCAGACTAGAAGTTTCTGCTTCATAAGTGACCTCGTGGACGGAATCCTGCGTCTGATGGAGTCGAACACCAACGACCCGGTCAATTTGGGTAATCCAAAAGAGATGACAATCAACGAGATCGCCCAAGAGATCATTACGATGACCGGTTCGCGTAGCCAGATCATCCATCAACGTCTCCCCATTGACGATCCCAAGGTGCGCCAACCTGACATCACAAAAGCTAGAGAGATTTTAGGATGGACTCCTCACGTTAACCTTCACGAAGGCCTTAGTCGGACGATTGAGTATGTAAAACAGAGAATCGCCTAA
- a CDS encoding undecaprenyl-phosphate glucose phosphotransferase: MVTNRAKLLVTLHVVSDAILGMAAFMLAYAIRFETDLIPVTRGYPPFAQYLSVLPLVALIVPVAFQVHGMYRLRRHRTRLDDFFGVLVGNVIAVVLGIVTTLYIQTYLLPPALKERGAYEVSQLVWVLFLLVNTVASYNLREFVRTVFERRWRAGIGLKRVLIAGSGDLGRLVTDKCLQHRELGYQVIGFVDDRATEDRLGYRGLPLLGTLDETGNFLISEQVDLLYITLPLEKHVKMLSLIEDATRECVEIKVVPDLFQFIALRAGLEDFDGIPIISVNDVPLHGINTAFKRIIDVCLSVTALLTFSVPMTVIALLVRYASPGPVIYRQERMGLDGRSFTVYKFRSMQYEAEGETGPVWSRDNDPRRTPIGAWLRRFYLDELPQLWNVLRGDMSLVGPRPERPYFVRQFKHRYPQYMLRHKVKAGITGWAQVNGWRGDTSIEKRIEFDLHYIENWSVSLDFKILWLTIVRGLFHLRAY; the protein is encoded by the coding sequence ATGGTAACGAACCGGGCTAAGCTTCTTGTCACTCTGCACGTTGTATCTGACGCAATATTGGGGATGGCGGCCTTCATGTTGGCCTACGCTATCCGTTTCGAAACCGATTTAATACCTGTAACTCGCGGTTATCCACCCTTTGCGCAATATCTTAGTGTCCTTCCGTTAGTTGCTTTAATTGTCCCTGTCGCGTTCCAAGTTCACGGAATGTACAGACTCCGACGTCACCGAACCCGCCTCGATGACTTTTTCGGTGTCTTAGTTGGTAATGTGATCGCCGTCGTCTTGGGTATCGTAACGACCTTGTATATTCAGACTTACCTCCTACCACCTGCACTCAAGGAGCGTGGAGCATACGAGGTTTCCCAACTGGTCTGGGTGTTGTTTCTTTTAGTAAACACCGTTGCCTCGTATAATCTTCGGGAATTCGTTCGGACCGTCTTTGAGCGCCGCTGGCGAGCCGGTATCGGGCTCAAGCGTGTTCTGATCGCAGGCAGCGGTGACCTAGGTCGTCTCGTAACCGATAAGTGTCTGCAACACCGTGAACTCGGCTATCAGGTGATCGGTTTCGTTGACGATCGCGCTACCGAGGATCGTCTTGGATACCGAGGACTTCCGCTCCTTGGAACTCTCGATGAAACCGGTAACTTCCTCATCAGCGAGCAAGTAGACTTACTTTACATCACTCTCCCTCTTGAGAAACACGTTAAGATGCTGTCGCTCATTGAGGACGCCACCCGGGAATGTGTGGAGATAAAGGTTGTTCCAGACCTATTTCAATTTATCGCACTTCGTGCTGGTCTAGAAGATTTCGATGGGATTCCAATCATCAGCGTAAACGACGTGCCCCTGCACGGCATTAACACGGCTTTCAAGCGAATAATCGATGTGTGCCTGTCGGTGACGGCCCTTTTGACCTTCTCAGTTCCCATGACTGTGATCGCACTGCTTGTCCGCTACGCATCCCCAGGACCAGTTATCTATCGACAGGAACGAATGGGGTTAGATGGTCGTTCGTTCACAGTGTACAAGTTTCGCTCCATGCAATACGAGGCTGAAGGAGAAACCGGGCCGGTCTGGTCGCGGGACAATGATCCGCGCCGCACACCTATAGGCGCTTGGCTTCGTCGCTTCTATCTCGATGAGCTCCCACAGCTTTGGAATGTACTTCGTGGCGATATGTCTTTAGTCGGCCCACGACCTGAGCGGCCGTACTTTGTGAGACAGTTTAAACATCGATATCCACAGTATATGCTTCGTCATAAAGTTAAGGCTGGCATTACTGGGTGGGCCCAAGTGAACGGGTGGCGTGGCGACACCTCAATTGAGAAACGCATTGAGTTTGACCTGCACTACATAGAGAACTGGTCCGTAAGTCTAGACTTTAAGATCCTATGGCTAACCATTGTGAGAGGCCTCTTTCATTTACGCGCATATTGA
- a CDS encoding glycosyltransferase, with amino-acid sequence MKHHIPTIAHPVNQVWAMPEFNRAPLNHESRVALVHDWLTGMRGGERALEGLCRLYPNAELFTLLHHPGTVSSLLEERQPHVSFVQQMPFSRRLYRHYLPIFPIAIEQFDFDRFDLIISTSHCVAKSIVKPGRARHLCYCFTPMRYAWDQFEVYFGVERIGPVANALARPVFRQLARWDAGTAGRVDRYVAISNHVAGRIQRYYNRPAAVVYPPVDTVFFHPAPTEASPAALIVSALVPYKRIDLAIEACRLAGIPLRIIGVGPEMERLRKLAGPEVKFFGNLNDEAVREQYRQAKVFLLPGEEEFGIAPLEAQACGCPVIALNRGGAQETVINEVTGVLVDECAPAAFASVLCSNRISKFDKSAIRTHALRFSEGHFLSNISEAVSGMIAPLEDGARW; translated from the coding sequence GTGAAACATCACATTCCGACAATCGCCCATCCGGTAAACCAGGTATGGGCAATGCCTGAGTTTAATCGGGCGCCACTAAACCATGAGAGCCGAGTCGCTCTTGTTCACGACTGGTTAACCGGCATGCGCGGTGGGGAGCGCGCTCTTGAAGGGCTTTGTCGACTGTATCCTAATGCTGAACTCTTTACCTTGCTTCATCATCCTGGAACAGTCTCATCATTGCTCGAAGAACGACAACCTCACGTGTCATTTGTCCAACAAATGCCATTCAGTAGACGACTTTATCGCCATTACCTGCCAATTTTCCCAATTGCCATCGAACAGTTCGACTTCGATCGCTTCGACCTCATAATCAGCACTAGCCATTGCGTGGCCAAGTCAATCGTAAAACCTGGCCGGGCTCGCCATCTTTGCTACTGCTTTACACCAATGCGCTACGCTTGGGATCAATTCGAAGTCTATTTCGGTGTTGAACGAATCGGACCAGTCGCGAATGCTCTCGCGCGGCCAGTATTTCGTCAACTAGCTCGATGGGATGCAGGCACCGCTGGTCGAGTTGACCGCTACGTAGCAATCTCCAACCATGTTGCAGGTCGGATCCAGCGCTACTATAATCGGCCCGCGGCAGTGGTGTATCCACCAGTCGACACAGTATTCTTTCATCCGGCTCCCACGGAAGCGAGCCCAGCAGCCCTAATTGTGTCGGCGCTTGTACCGTATAAGCGAATAGACCTTGCCATCGAAGCGTGTCGCCTTGCCGGCATTCCGCTTCGCATTATTGGCGTTGGACCTGAAATGGAACGACTTCGTAAACTCGCCGGTCCCGAGGTTAAGTTCTTTGGGAACCTGAACGATGAAGCGGTGCGTGAGCAGTACCGCCAAGCCAAGGTATTTCTCCTTCCAGGTGAAGAGGAGTTTGGCATCGCACCCTTGGAAGCTCAAGCGTGCGGATGCCCTGTTATAGCACTGAATCGTGGAGGTGCCCAAGAGACCGTTATCAACGAAGTAACTGGTGTTCTTGTTGACGAGTGCGCGCCAGCAGCTTTCGCAAGCGTGCTTTGCAGCAATCGGATATCAAAGTTTGATAAATCAGCGATCAGGACGCATGCCTTGAGATTTTCGGAGGGACATTTCCTCTCAAATATCAGCGAGGCTGTATCAGGCATGATCGCACCTCTCGAAGACGGGGCGCGATGGTAA
- a CDS encoding glycosyltransferase family 1 protein translates to MRIAIDVRKLHDYGIGTYVRNLVTHLHRLDSTTEYILLCKPGDQTFAANLGENFRLVSQPAGPYSISEQIRIPFQLQREGVNLFHAPHYTLPALTPCRSIVTIHDCIHLRFPQYLPSRLAHGYARAALWTATHRSDRVLTVSEASKLDILNFFDIPADKITVIPNAIDDCFFVPPPDQNVERIRERYQLQAPFLLYVGNVHPHKNLERLLDAFYKVRSLGHDDLTLLIIGDDITRYAKLRRAVHRYQLHRSVRFLGFVPNETLRVLYHLARAFVFPSLYEGFGLPPLEAMASGTAVVTSNVSSLPEVTGDAAVLVDPQSQDEIASGICRVLEDDILREQLVTKGRTRARQFSWDRSIKRILEIYRETSHSDNRPSGKPGMGNA, encoded by the coding sequence TTGCGTATCGCTATTGACGTTAGAAAGTTACACGACTATGGAATAGGAACCTACGTCAGGAACCTGGTAACACATCTGCATCGGCTCGATTCCACGACTGAATATATATTATTGTGCAAACCAGGCGATCAGACTTTTGCAGCTAATCTCGGGGAAAATTTTCGACTAGTTTCACAACCCGCGGGTCCATACTCAATCAGCGAACAGATACGCATCCCATTCCAACTTCAGAGGGAAGGTGTTAATCTTTTTCACGCACCGCACTACACATTACCTGCTCTGACCCCTTGCCGGTCCATCGTAACAATTCATGATTGCATCCACCTTAGATTCCCTCAGTATCTACCTAGTCGACTCGCCCATGGATACGCCCGGGCCGCACTTTGGACGGCCACCCACCGATCAGATCGAGTCCTTACAGTCTCAGAAGCCTCGAAACTAGACATCCTTAATTTTTTTGACATCCCAGCCGATAAAATCACTGTAATACCAAATGCGATCGATGACTGTTTCTTTGTTCCGCCCCCTGATCAAAACGTAGAACGGATCAGAGAACGTTATCAGCTGCAAGCGCCATTTCTACTGTATGTAGGCAATGTACATCCACATAAGAATCTAGAACGACTACTCGATGCATTCTACAAGGTTCGCTCTCTTGGACATGACGACCTCACCCTATTAATTATCGGAGACGACATTACTCGCTACGCAAAATTGCGACGAGCCGTGCATCGATATCAGCTACATCGTTCTGTTCGCTTCCTCGGCTTCGTGCCCAATGAAACACTTAGAGTCCTATATCACCTCGCGCGAGCATTTGTTTTTCCTTCACTATACGAAGGTTTTGGATTACCGCCCCTCGAAGCCATGGCCAGCGGGACCGCAGTTGTTACGTCCAACGTTTCTTCCCTCCCAGAAGTGACCGGAGACGCCGCAGTTCTAGTTGATCCGCAAAGTCAAGATGAAATCGCTAGCGGGATTTGCCGTGTCTTAGAAGACGATATTCTTAGGGAACAGCTTGTAACCAAAGGCCGGACACGCGCCAGGCAGTTTTCTTGGGACCGATCTATTAAACGTATTCTAGAAATTTATCGTGAAACATCACATTCCGACAATCGCCCATCCGGTAAACCAGGTATGGGCAATGCCTGA
- a CDS encoding glycosyltransferase family 2 protein, translating to MTALDIIIVSFNAANHLDRCLLSLHAHPPSGPHEVIVVDNASNDNNVVSVHEKWPKVRILPLLENVGFAEGCNIGFAHTKAPLVLLLNPDTVVPEGALDRLVDALMSDDECAVAGPRLVDGAGSVELSWGPMLGPFNQIQQKIFTWLYGHGFPPVTSLIRNRANRVHFPDWVSGACLLVRRVDAEAVGFIDKRFFMYIEDVDFCAAIRSRQRRILFTPASEVQHIRGQSAATAPKATALAYRRSQLAFYGKHHPFWAPILRSYLRFCRRI from the coding sequence ATGACTGCGCTTGACATCATCATCGTCAGTTTTAACGCTGCAAATCACTTGGACCGCTGCTTACTCTCATTGCACGCCCATCCACCATCAGGACCACACGAGGTTATTGTCGTGGACAACGCCTCAAATGATAACAATGTGGTTTCTGTGCACGAAAAATGGCCAAAAGTCCGAATCCTCCCATTACTAGAGAATGTTGGCTTTGCTGAAGGCTGTAACATTGGATTCGCTCACACCAAAGCACCGCTGGTATTACTCCTGAACCCCGATACTGTTGTTCCTGAAGGTGCGCTTGACCGTCTAGTGGATGCCCTTATGAGCGATGATGAGTGCGCTGTCGCTGGACCTCGTCTCGTGGATGGCGCAGGTTCCGTCGAGTTGTCATGGGGCCCGATGCTCGGACCTTTTAACCAAATTCAACAGAAAATATTCACCTGGTTATATGGTCACGGATTTCCGCCCGTGACCTCCCTCATTAGGAATCGGGCAAACCGCGTTCATTTTCCTGATTGGGTTAGCGGAGCCTGCCTACTCGTACGCAGAGTCGATGCCGAAGCAGTTGGTTTTATTGATAAACGTTTTTTTATGTATATAGAAGACGTAGATTTTTGTGCTGCAATCCGTTCTCGGCAACGCCGGATACTCTTTACCCCAGCTTCTGAAGTTCAACACATACGCGGTCAGTCGGCTGCGACAGCGCCAAAAGCCACCGCTTTAGCCTACCGCCGGAGCCAGTTAGCTTTTTACGGCAAACATCATCCGTTTTGGGCGCCAATTTTGAGATCTTATCTTCGATTTTGCCGGCGCATCTGA
- a CDS encoding glycosyltransferase family 1 protein has product MHIGIDARELLGYTTGIGRYLANLCQKWADSTRGKTHRFTLYFPRKPEAGDQLLPLLSANSGQFRTKVVPGSTGSWWEQVTLPPAVNSAKPDVFFSPAYSAPLRVKCPIVVTIPDVSFLARPEWFRWKEGLRRRYLASRAVSRADRILTISNFSKSEIVNWLNVQPERITVIPLAADDYLASANSPEHQEPLILFVGSIFTRRHLPWLLSAFTRVLTRAPDARLAVIGSNRTYPFEHLGQLSKGLGIDDRVSIDGWVDDKRLTSFYGRARVFAFLSEYEGFGLPPLEALAAGQSLVVLDTEVAREVYGEAAIYAVPGDLDSIANAIITGLNSTSQAVDHVIDRYSWKRTAELTLDVIESAAV; this is encoded by the coding sequence ATGCACATAGGCATCGACGCTCGTGAGTTGCTTGGCTATACGACCGGAATCGGACGCTATTTAGCAAACCTGTGTCAGAAGTGGGCGGATTCAACTCGCGGAAAGACACATAGATTCACACTTTATTTCCCTAGGAAGCCAGAAGCTGGAGACCAACTCCTTCCTCTTCTGTCTGCAAATAGTGGCCAATTTAGAACCAAGGTGGTTCCTGGTTCCACAGGGAGTTGGTGGGAGCAAGTAACCCTTCCACCTGCCGTCAACTCAGCAAAGCCAGACGTGTTCTTTTCACCAGCTTATTCTGCTCCACTCAGAGTTAAGTGTCCCATAGTAGTGACTATCCCAGACGTGTCATTTCTTGCACGTCCGGAGTGGTTTAGATGGAAGGAAGGCCTTCGCCGCCGCTACCTTGCGAGTCGTGCAGTCTCCCGCGCCGACAGAATCTTAACCATATCCAACTTCTCAAAAAGTGAAATCGTTAACTGGCTCAATGTCCAACCTGAACGGATAACTGTGATCCCACTGGCTGCAGATGATTACTTGGCCTCGGCCAACTCTCCAGAACACCAAGAACCTTTGATACTTTTTGTCGGATCGATCTTTACCCGCCGCCACTTGCCCTGGCTTCTTTCTGCGTTCACTCGAGTGTTAACACGAGCACCTGATGCTAGGCTAGCCGTGATCGGAAGTAACCGAACCTACCCGTTCGAACATCTCGGACAACTTAGCAAGGGCCTTGGAATTGACGACCGAGTGTCTATCGATGGTTGGGTGGATGACAAACGCCTTACCAGCTTTTACGGCCGGGCGCGCGTGTTCGCCTTTCTTTCGGAATACGAAGGCTTTGGCCTTCCGCCACTAGAAGCCTTAGCAGCAGGCCAATCATTGGTCGTTCTCGACACAGAAGTGGCCAGAGAGGTATACGGTGAAGCCGCAATATACGCAGTCCCAGGGGATCTCGACAGCATCGCCAATGCAATCATCACAGGCCTAAATAGTACTTCCCAAGCAGTCGACCACGTAATAGACCGCTATTCCTGGAAGCGTACGGCCGAACTCACCCTCGACGTCATCGAAAGTGCAGCAGTATGA
- a CDS encoding glycosyltransferase family 1 protein, giving the protein MSLLSSVTVRDHPEVGSPQPSEVQDLKQSNVRILIDYRPALHQPTGVGEHTHNLSRAIAAEGSCRDVSVTIFSSSLRHRLSPNTVDNAHVVDRRIPVRCLNWLWHNVEWPSIELLAGHYDVVHSPHPLMIPSRQAACFVTIHDLYFLNHPDQTSAEIRSDYPALAEQHATRADGVIVPSQYTASLVSKQLGVPMERIILCTNGAPAWTPRSAPAYKGHILFVGSIEPRKNLPTLLRAYRSLANHRADTPELVLAGQISPTGLDELKELEASQLNNKVRVLGYVSRDQCYKLYRRASMVVLPSLDEGFGLPALEAMTVGVPVVAANRGALPETVGDAGTLVDPEDESAIEASMARILDDREYADRCVARGLIQSQAYNWDKSARILLNAYETAVRHRRGL; this is encoded by the coding sequence GTGTCTCTGCTATCATCGGTAACCGTCCGGGACCACCCGGAGGTTGGCTCTCCTCAACCAAGTGAAGTTCAGGACCTCAAGCAGTCCAACGTGCGCATCCTCATCGACTATCGCCCTGCACTACACCAGCCTACTGGTGTTGGTGAACACACTCACAACCTTTCCCGGGCAATCGCTGCAGAGGGTTCCTGTAGAGATGTGTCGGTAACTATTTTTTCAAGCTCCTTGCGTCATCGGCTGTCACCAAACACCGTAGACAATGCGCACGTGGTTGATCGACGTATTCCAGTTCGTTGCCTTAACTGGCTTTGGCATAACGTAGAGTGGCCCTCCATCGAACTCCTAGCAGGACATTACGACGTGGTCCATTCACCGCATCCACTCATGATCCCCTCAAGGCAAGCAGCGTGTTTCGTCACCATCCACGACCTTTACTTCCTTAACCATCCTGACCAGACATCAGCTGAGATACGCTCCGACTATCCAGCCTTAGCTGAACAACACGCTACGCGAGCAGATGGTGTAATTGTGCCTTCCCAATACACAGCATCGCTCGTAAGCAAACAATTAGGGGTTCCGATGGAGCGAATTATCCTTTGCACCAATGGTGCCCCAGCCTGGACCCCACGTAGTGCACCAGCGTATAAGGGACATATTCTCTTCGTTGGCTCGATCGAACCAAGAAAGAACCTCCCTACATTATTGCGAGCTTACCGTTCGCTCGCTAACCATCGCGCCGACACTCCAGAACTCGTTCTAGCTGGCCAAATCTCACCGACTGGATTAGACGAGCTCAAAGAACTCGAGGCATCGCAACTTAATAACAAGGTTCGAGTATTAGGCTACGTCTCTCGGGACCAGTGCTATAAGCTCTATCGCCGCGCCAGCATGGTGGTCCTACCATCGCTGGATGAAGGCTTCGGCCTTCCTGCTCTCGAAGCAATGACCGTGGGAGTCCCAGTGGTGGCCGCAAACCGAGGCGCCTTACCAGAGACGGTTGGTGATGCCGGCACTCTTGTTGACCCCGAGGACGAAAGTGCAATCGAAGCGTCCATGGCCAGGATCCTGGATGATCGGGAATACGCTGATAGGTGCGTAGCCCGTGGTCTCATTCAATCGCAGGCTTATAATTGGGACAAGTCGGCGCGCATCCTTCTTAATGCGTATGAAACTGCGGTTCGCCACCGCCGAGGATTATGA
- a CDS encoding UDP-glucose/GDP-mannose dehydrogenase family protein yields the protein MKITVVGTGYVGLVVGAGLAEHGNDVVCVDIDPKKVRTLQRGKIPIFEPGLEELVKRNRSEKRLSFTLELTKAVRRSAVVFIAVSTPEGESGNADIKQVFTAARDIARAISGFTVVVIKSTVPVGTAMRVREIIEQETKHPFSVVNNPEFLKQGAAVDDFLKPARVVVGADDSRGAEIMKRLYVPLTRTGAPILIMDHASAELAKYAANAMLATRVSFMNDIANVAEQVGANIDSVRQAIATDPRIGSAFLFPGVGYGGSCFPKDLKALQNTARASGYDSKLLAAVEAINDGQWVRFVDKIRAYFGALTGKQFGVWGLAFKPRTDDMREAPSVPIIKRLLAEGATVQAYDPQAEQAARRIFGSNLSYVNRSYDAIKGVDALLIVTEWNEFRELDFEKVRSLMRSPVIFDGRNLFSPEEMRDHGFVYVSIGRQS from the coding sequence ATGAAGATTACAGTGGTTGGCACTGGCTACGTGGGTCTAGTTGTAGGAGCTGGTCTTGCCGAACACGGCAACGATGTTGTGTGTGTTGACATCGACCCGAAGAAGGTTCGAACTCTTCAACGAGGAAAGATTCCAATATTCGAGCCTGGCCTTGAGGAGTTGGTGAAGCGAAATCGATCGGAAAAACGTTTAAGTTTTACCCTAGAGCTTACCAAAGCAGTTCGCCGATCAGCCGTCGTTTTCATCGCAGTTAGCACTCCCGAAGGGGAGAGTGGGAACGCGGATATCAAGCAGGTGTTCACAGCTGCCCGAGATATTGCTCGTGCGATATCAGGATTTACCGTAGTGGTGATAAAGAGCACGGTCCCTGTCGGTACCGCTATGCGAGTCAGAGAGATAATCGAACAGGAAACCAAGCACCCGTTTAGTGTCGTTAACAACCCCGAGTTTCTAAAGCAAGGTGCTGCAGTCGACGATTTCCTAAAACCGGCTCGGGTTGTAGTTGGAGCCGACGATTCTCGAGGTGCTGAGATTATGAAGAGGCTCTATGTGCCTCTCACACGTACTGGCGCTCCAATTCTCATCATGGATCACGCAAGTGCCGAACTCGCAAAGTATGCCGCAAATGCAATGTTGGCGACACGAGTGTCATTCATGAACGATATTGCAAACGTTGCCGAGCAGGTCGGTGCAAATATTGACAGCGTCCGGCAGGCGATAGCGACCGATCCTCGTATTGGTTCCGCGTTCTTGTTTCCAGGAGTCGGCTACGGTGGAAGTTGTTTTCCTAAGGATCTCAAGGCCTTGCAGAACACGGCCAGAGCTAGCGGCTACGACTCTAAGTTACTTGCCGCGGTAGAGGCTATTAATGATGGCCAGTGGGTACGATTCGTCGACAAGATTAGGGCGTACTTCGGTGCACTCACTGGAAAACAGTTCGGCGTGTGGGGATTAGCATTCAAGCCGCGTACTGACGATATGCGTGAGGCGCCCTCGGTTCCGATAATTAAACGGCTATTGGCTGAGGGTGCCACGGTGCAGGCGTACGATCCCCAGGCCGAGCAAGCCGCGCGACGTATATTTGGTTCAAACCTGTCGTATGTAAATCGGAGTTACGATGCGATAAAAGGGGTAGATGCTCTGTTGATCGTAACCGAATGGAATGAGTTTCGTGAACTTGATTTTGAGAAGGTGCGATCCTTAATGCGTAGTCCAGTGATTTTTGATGGCAGGAACCTATTCTCTCCTGAAGAGATGCGTGACCATGGCTTCGTTTATGTTTCTATTGGTCGGCAATCGTGA
- the galE gene encoding UDP-glucose 4-epimerase GalE, translating into MSNVLVVGGAGYIGSHACLALREAGHEVVVYDNLSTGHREAVLGGVLVDGDVRDVEKLKEALRNYRVAVVMHFAALISVADSVSNPIAYYGANVEGTLSLLSAMVDVGVEVMVFSSTAAVYGKPDYSPMCEDHPTRPLNAYGESKLAIERAFPHYERAYGLKISKLRYFNASGADSKGRLGEVHDPETHLIPRAFNAILGGAPLEIFGEEYSTPDGTCLRDFVHVTDLADAHVRVLRHLQDGGESGVYNVGTGSAYSVREVIQMVEKVTGQRVPTISSPRRIGDPSSLLAASDRIQNELGWMPIHSDLQDIVESAWRWHQTGWHGSATGDAG; encoded by the coding sequence GTGAGTAATGTGCTGGTTGTTGGTGGTGCGGGATATATCGGCAGTCATGCGTGTCTGGCCCTGCGTGAGGCCGGGCATGAAGTGGTTGTATACGACAACCTTTCTACTGGGCATCGGGAGGCAGTCCTAGGTGGTGTGCTTGTTGATGGTGATGTCAGGGATGTTGAAAAACTCAAGGAAGCCTTGAGGAACTATAGAGTGGCGGTCGTGATGCATTTCGCGGCCCTTATTTCGGTGGCGGACTCGGTATCGAATCCAATTGCATACTACGGGGCCAATGTTGAAGGTACGCTGTCACTTCTCAGTGCAATGGTAGATGTGGGAGTTGAGGTGATGGTGTTTTCATCTACGGCTGCAGTGTACGGGAAGCCAGATTATTCGCCAATGTGTGAGGATCACCCGACTAGGCCACTGAATGCATACGGAGAAAGCAAGCTAGCAATTGAACGTGCTTTTCCTCACTATGAACGAGCTTACGGCCTCAAGATCAGCAAGTTGCGTTATTTCAATGCTAGCGGTGCCGACTCGAAAGGTCGTCTTGGAGAAGTGCATGATCCGGAAACTCATCTGATACCACGAGCGTTCAACGCAATACTAGGGGGGGCTCCACTTGAGATCTTTGGAGAGGAGTACTCAACCCCAGATGGAACCTGTCTGAGAGATTTCGTGCACGTCACAGATTTAGCGGATGCTCACGTCCGTGTGCTTAGGCACCTTCAAGATGGGGGCGAGTCAGGTGTTTACAACGTTGGAACGGGCAGTGCTTATTCAGTTAGGGAAGTTATTCAAATGGTTGAGAAGGTGACTGGTCAAAGGGTCCCCACCATAAGTTCTCCGCGACGCATTGGCGACCCGAGCTCCCTCCTGGCTGCAAGTGATCGCATTCAGAACGAGCTTGGTTGGATGCCGATACATTCGGATCTCCAGGATATCGTTGAGAGCGCTTGGCGGTGGCATCAAACTGGTTGGCACGGCAGTGCGACAGGAGATGCGGGGTGA